In a genomic window of Methanobacteriales archaeon HGW-Methanobacteriales-1:
- a CDS encoding UDP-glucose 6-dehydrogenase: MNITVIGAGYVGLITASCFADLGNEVLCIEKRESTVNKLQKGESHIYEHGLTEILQNNLEEGRLRFTTDMEEAIKFSEVIFICVGTPQSDDGKADLSQVEDVSRQIAEHLNGYKLIIEKSTVPVNTNQWVKKTIKRYACDEAQFDVASNPEFLREGTGIHDFMNPDRIVVGAESDRAQAIFKELYSPFTKEGRPLLFTKPAAAELIKHASNSFLAMKISYINMISALCEKVGVDVNTVAQGIGLDHRIGENFLNAGIGYGGSCFPKDVQAFIKIAEDHGLEFGLLKETEKINAFQKRSFLDKIEDILWINKDKNIAVWGLAFKPETDDIREAPAIEITQELEKNGANLHLYDPEASDNFKDILPESDSVKYFEDKYDALKDADALLIITEWQEFKEADLKKVKELMRLPIIIDGRNIFKVDEMKEFEYYSVGR, from the coding sequence ATGAATATTACGGTAATTGGAGCAGGTTATGTGGGATTGATAACTGCTTCCTGTTTCGCGGATTTAGGAAATGAAGTTTTGTGTATAGAAAAAAGGGAATCTACGGTTAATAAACTTCAGAAGGGTGAATCTCACATATACGAGCATGGCCTTACAGAAATACTTCAAAATAACTTGGAAGAAGGCAGACTAAGATTTACTACTGATATGGAAGAAGCAATAAAATTCTCTGAAGTAATTTTCATTTGCGTAGGAACTCCTCAAAGTGATGATGGGAAAGCAGACCTGTCTCAAGTGGAAGACGTTTCTCGACAGATCGCCGAACATCTTAATGGTTATAAATTAATCATCGAAAAATCAACCGTGCCTGTAAATACTAACCAATGGGTGAAAAAGACCATTAAAAGATATGCTTGTGATGAGGCTCAATTTGATGTTGCGTCGAATCCTGAATTCTTAAGAGAAGGTACTGGAATCCATGATTTCATGAATCCAGATCGTATTGTGGTAGGTGCTGAGAGTGATCGTGCTCAAGCTATTTTTAAAGAATTATATTCACCATTTACCAAAGAAGGCCGCCCCTTATTATTCACCAAACCCGCAGCAGCAGAACTCATTAAACACGCTTCTAATTCTTTTTTAGCCATGAAAATATCATACATCAACATGATTTCAGCATTATGTGAAAAAGTGGGAGTTGATGTTAATACGGTGGCTCAAGGTATAGGCCTTGACCATAGAATTGGAGAGAATTTCCTCAATGCAGGTATTGGATATGGTGGATCCTGCTTTCCTAAAGATGTTCAGGCTTTTATTAAAATTGCCGAAGATCATGGCCTGGAATTTGGACTTTTAAAGGAGACTGAAAAAATAAATGCTTTCCAAAAAAGGTCATTTTTGGATAAGATAGAGGATATTTTATGGATTAATAAAGATAAGAATATTGCAGTATGGGGATTAGCATTTAAACCAGAAACTGATGATATTCGAGAAGCACCAGCTATTGAAATTACCCAGGAATTGGAAAAAAATGGAGCCAACCTTCATTTATATGATCCCGAGGCTAGTGATAATTTTAAAGATATTTTACCAGAATCAGACAGTGTCAAATATTTTGAAGATAAATATGATGCCCTTAAAGATGCTGATGCTCTTTTAATAATTACGGAATGGCAGGAATTTAAAGAAGCTGACTTGAAAAAGGTAAAAGAACTAATGAGGCTCCCCATTATTATTGATGGGCGAAATATTTTTAAAGTGGATGAAATGAAGGAATTTGAATATTACAGTGTAGGAAGATGA
- a CDS encoding NAD-dependent dehydratase has protein sequence MDKKGKVLITGAAGFIGSHLVDKYLAEGFEVVGIDNFLTGSAHNLSHLDSNPYFHFIKADVSSRPEMEKTGFFNIPRTEKFDIVLHFACPASPVDYFKFPLETMKADSYGTFNTLEIAHNMDATYVIASTSEIYGDPEVHPQTESYWGNVNPNGPRSVYDEAKRFSEAAVMSYHREFGLDSRIVRIFNTYGPRMKINDGRVVPNFIYQVLKGEDITVYGDGSQSRSFCYVDDVVEGIFRFSTYLGLDGEVMNLGNPDEYKIIDFAKIILQKMNGSSKISFKPLPVDDPRQRKPDVSKANKIIKWEAKTSLDQGLGKTIDFFKNVIMEI, from the coding sequence ATGGATAAAAAAGGTAAAGTTTTAATTACAGGGGCTGCAGGATTCATTGGAAGTCATTTAGTTGATAAATATTTAGCTGAGGGCTTTGAAGTAGTAGGAATTGATAATTTTCTCACCGGCAGTGCACATAACCTTTCCCATCTGGATTCAAATCCTTATTTCCATTTCATAAAAGCTGATGTTTCTTCCAGACCAGAAATGGAAAAAACTGGGTTTTTTAATATTCCTCGCACAGAAAAATTTGACATAGTGCTTCATTTTGCCTGTCCGGCTAGTCCCGTCGATTATTTTAAATTCCCTTTAGAAACCATGAAAGCTGATTCTTATGGAACTTTTAATACTCTTGAAATAGCTCATAACATGGATGCAACCTATGTTATAGCCTCCACCTCTGAAATTTATGGGGATCCTGAGGTCCATCCACAAACAGAAAGTTACTGGGGAAATGTAAATCCTAATGGGCCAAGATCAGTATATGATGAAGCTAAAAGATTCTCAGAAGCTGCAGTAATGTCATATCATCGTGAGTTTGGCCTGGATAGTAGAATTGTTAGAATATTCAATACCTATGGTCCTAGAATGAAAATAAATGATGGACGGGTGGTTCCTAACTTTATTTATCAGGTTCTTAAAGGCGAGGACATCACAGTTTATGGTGATGGATCTCAAAGTCGTAGTTTCTGTTATGTAGATGATGTAGTAGAAGGAATATTCCGTTTTTCCACATACCTGGGACTTGATGGTGAAGTTATGAATTTAGGTAATCCTGACGAGTATAAAATCATTGATTTTGCTAAAATTATTCTCCAAAAAATGAATGGTTCCTCTAAGATTTCTTTTAAACCATTGCCGGTGGATGACCCACGCCAAAGAAAACCTGATGTCTCTAAGGCTAATAAAATTATTAAATGGGAAGCTAAAACGTCTTTGGATCAGGGCCTGGGAAAAACAATTGATTTCTTTAAAAATGTTATTATGGAAATCTAA
- a CDS encoding glycosyl transferase family 2, with protein MCLYDYDLAVAYRIYPGVSKVPPVFSQDKLKLSEFCLKSFKDSLGDLKVKMIVLLDNCPVEYNTLFQKYFAEDDLELIELKGIGNQSTFDLQILALLEQEYSNRVYFAEDDYFYLPNQFKEMITFMDSYDDVDFVSAYDHLDYYNHPLHQHKYETRSTATRKWRTANSTCLTFLTTKKTLSDVQEVLKTYVNGSYDSSMWLALTKYQLNPFNMLKSTEMRKIVFRAWLDSGRQVISGKRFKLWTPLPSIATHMENSCIAPGIDWKNIMAKEALKIDPEWNESDFKLIFKSHMI; from the coding sequence ATGTGCTTGTACGATTATGATTTAGCTGTAGCATACAGAATTTATCCTGGTGTATCAAAAGTACCCCCTGTTTTTAGTCAAGATAAACTTAAACTTTCTGAATTTTGTTTGAAATCTTTTAAAGATTCTCTGGGTGATTTAAAAGTTAAAATGATTGTATTGCTGGATAACTGTCCGGTGGAATATAATACACTTTTTCAAAAATATTTTGCTGAAGATGACCTGGAATTAATTGAATTAAAAGGAATTGGTAATCAATCAACCTTTGATCTTCAAATCCTAGCCCTTTTAGAACAGGAATATTCTAATAGGGTTTATTTTGCTGAAGACGATTATTTTTATCTTCCTAATCAATTTAAAGAAATGATTACCTTTATGGATAGTTATGATGATGTTGATTTTGTTTCGGCCTATGATCATCTGGATTATTATAATCATCCGCTACATCAACATAAATATGAAACCCGGTCCACCGCAACTCGAAAATGGAGAACTGCTAATTCAACTTGTTTAACATTTTTAACCACTAAAAAAACTTTGAGCGATGTTCAAGAAGTTTTAAAAACTTATGTTAATGGTAGTTATGATTCTAGTATGTGGTTGGCCCTTACTAAGTATCAATTAAATCCTTTTAACATGCTTAAATCCACTGAAATGAGAAAAATAGTTTTCAGGGCATGGCTGGACTCCGGGAGGCAAGTAATTTCAGGCAAAAGATTTAAATTATGGACGCCTTTACCCTCTATAGCCACCCATATGGAAAATAGTTGTATTGCTCCGGGAATTGACTGGAAGAATATAATGGCCAAGGAAGCTTTAAAAATAGATCCGGAATGGAATGAAAGTGATTTTAAATTAATATTTAAATCCCATATGATTTAA
- a CDS encoding GDP-mannose 4,6-dehydratase: MQNKNIVVTGGLGFIGSHLVDKLVENNQVTIIDDKSSGNINNLAYPQHENLEIIIGGINDLDLKDIFQDKDYIFHEAAMASVPLSVDFPEESHRINATGTLKILVAARDAGVKKLLNASSSAVYGDNTNMPLKESEPVNPLSPYAVSKTSAEQYCKVFSEVYGLETVSFRYFNVFGPRQAPDSQYAAVIPKFVDSLLNGNSPIIYGDGEQSRDFIFVNDVVDANIKACESKFSGVLNLAGGTALSVNELFIMIKNILGSPLEAKYMEERSGDIKHSMAEVSGLKNIDFKAEKDFERQLRETIEWFKKSKK; the protein is encoded by the coding sequence ATGCAAAATAAAAATATAGTTGTGACCGGTGGTTTAGGATTTATTGGAAGCCATTTAGTTGATAAATTAGTTGAAAATAACCAAGTTACTATTATTGATGATAAATCATCAGGAAATATCAACAATCTAGCCTACCCCCAACATGAAAATCTGGAGATAATAATTGGGGGAATTAATGATTTAGACTTAAAAGATATCTTCCAGGACAAAGATTACATATTCCATGAGGCCGCCATGGCCAGTGTGCCCCTGAGTGTGGATTTTCCAGAAGAATCACACCGAATAAATGCCACCGGGACCCTGAAAATATTAGTTGCTGCTCGAGATGCTGGTGTAAAGAAATTATTAAATGCCTCCAGTTCCGCAGTTTATGGTGACAATACTAACATGCCCCTTAAAGAAAGTGAGCCAGTAAATCCACTATCACCATATGCCGTTTCTAAAACATCTGCTGAACAATATTGTAAAGTATTTTCAGAAGTTTACGGTCTAGAAACAGTTTCTTTTAGATACTTTAATGTTTTTGGCCCTCGTCAAGCCCCAGATTCACAGTACGCTGCAGTTATTCCTAAATTCGTTGATTCATTGTTAAATGGCAATTCACCTATAATTTATGGTGATGGAGAACAGAGTAGAGACTTTATCTTTGTTAATGATGTGGTTGATGCTAATATCAAGGCCTGTGAGTCAAAATTCAGTGGAGTTCTTAATTTAGCAGGAGGGACTGCTTTAAGTGTGAATGAACTGTTTATTATGATTAAAAATATTTTAGGATCTCCTTTGGAAGCAAAATATATGGAAGAACGTTCCGGAGATATAAAACATTCCATGGCCGAAGTCAGTGGCCTGAAAAATATTGATTTTAAAGCAGAAAAAGACTTTGAAAGACAATTAAGAGAGACTATTGAATGGTTTAAAAAATCAAAAAAATAG
- a CDS encoding DUF2109 domain-containing protein, with translation MLIEIVGIIVIIMAVRVLLAQDRSERLLYLNVIGFGMSALIALYIQTPFGAIIAITFFVTSTLSSNAIAYSLGRVKEEIIYDE, from the coding sequence ATGTTGATTGAGATTGTAGGAATAATAGTTATTATAATGGCTGTAAGAGTTTTACTAGCTCAAGATAGGTCAGAAAGACTTCTTTACCTTAATGTTATAGGATTTGGAATGTCTGCATTAATTGCTTTGTATATCCAGACCCCTTTTGGTGCCATAATAGCTATTACATTCTTTGTAACTTCTACTTTAAGTTCTAATGCCATTGCTTATTCATTGGGAAGAGTTAAAGAAGAAATAATATATGATGAATAA
- a CDS encoding DUF2108 domain-containing protein, whose protein sequence is MNPLDFINLTTISAVLMLIGAIGVIVLPKPMDKVIMFALLQAGFIGTVVAAKYLDVAMAAAIFDPIATVIFLMAIIKLNEIRVKKRDLEGEQLD, encoded by the coding sequence ATGAATCCCCTGGATTTCATAAATCTAACTACAATATCGGCGGTGCTAATGCTTATTGGAGCTATTGGTGTAATAGTTCTGCCAAAACCTATGGATAAGGTTATAATGTTTGCTTTACTTCAAGCAGGTTTTATTGGTACTGTGGTGGCTGCAAAATATCTGGATGTGGCCATGGCAGCAGCAATATTTGATCCTATTGCCACCGTCATTTTTTTAATGGCAATTATAAAGTTGAATGAAATAAGAGTAAAAAAGAGAGACCTGGAGGGAGAACAACTTGATTGA
- a CDS encoding DUF2107 domain-containing protein yields MIETQIWFYTGIVLLVGGSIATAIGPGVKDPIIRTLNTEIPAIGLSLIFLTYNHTIALLTYIAASVIITMILLRVVVRMEEMGAEL; encoded by the coding sequence TTGATTGAAACGCAAATATGGTTTTACACCGGAATAGTTCTCCTGGTTGGTGGTAGTATTGCCACGGCTATTGGCCCTGGTGTAAAAGATCCAATTATAAGGACTTTGAATACTGAAATCCCAGCTATTGGTCTTTCTTTAATCTTTTTAACTTATAATCACACTATAGCGCTTTTAACTTACATTGCAGCTTCTGTTATTATTACTATGATTCTTTTAAGAGTCGTTGTCAGAATGGAAGAAATGGGGGCTGAGCTATGA
- a CDS encoding DUF2106 domain-containing protein: MKDIGQLWNDLANPKRIPRLFSVVLGLILIVGFFVPMALNDHQIYPRPLPQEQVNQQNPLAPYDRGGVPLVEPGIVKAQYPQNAAKLGMTTGYLSPIAIGVKNTTRYYGTSIYSSPGGLIDEILYYTRGFDTILESTILMMAFVIASWVALNFTMRRRKD; encoded by the coding sequence ATGAAGGATATTGGCCAATTATGGAATGATCTGGCTAACCCTAAGAGGATCCCTAGACTATTTTCCGTAGTTCTGGGATTAATTTTAATTGTGGGATTTTTTGTCCCTATGGCTCTTAATGACCATCAAATTTATCCACGTCCTTTGCCACAGGAACAGGTAAATCAACAAAACCCTCTGGCTCCTTATGATAGGGGTGGAGTTCCTTTAGTAGAACCTGGAATTGTTAAAGCACAATATCCTCAAAATGCTGCTAAATTAGGTATGACAACTGGTTACCTATCACCTATTGCCATTGGTGTGAAGAATACCACCCGTTATTATGGTACTTCTATCTATTCATCTCCTGGTGGCTTAATTGACGAGATATTATACTACACCCGTGGTTTTGACACTATATTAGAATCTACCATACTCATGATGGCCTTTGTGATTGCTTCCTGGGTTGCTTTGAACTTCACTATGAGAAGGAGGAAAGATTGA
- a CDS encoding DUF2105 domain-containing protein, which yields MLVPELVPAYTVSLFLPALYAGLITGFIGLLAISFQKNDLSALILTDIVGLSMLVIVASVGTDLAEALILPGLVVELAEIMAISEILMSREMRKTGKTAPLLPFPFTADMEIMTTAANFIAVILVVYGVFLSGFTGGAIAGGGILFYVISKKSRGLPIKIWEGIAGISGIAWTIWLAGFLIFFVAPDYWLLGLFMSAFGILIKVASKMGLIGVMAREEFKRE from the coding sequence ATGTTAGTTCCTGAACTTGTACCAGCATACACCGTTTCTTTGTTCCTTCCAGCACTTTACGCCGGTTTAATCACGGGCTTTATTGGCCTTCTGGCTATATCTTTCCAGAAAAATGACCTTAGTGCATTAATACTTACCGATATTGTGGGACTGTCCATGTTGGTTATAGTGGCTTCAGTAGGTACTGATCTAGCAGAAGCATTAATTTTACCCGGTTTAGTAGTAGAACTGGCAGAAATCATGGCTATCTCTGAGATATTAATGAGTAGAGAAATGCGCAAAACTGGTAAAACAGCCCCTTTACTTCCATTCCCGTTCACTGCGGATATGGAAATAATGACCACTGCTGCAAATTTCATTGCAGTCATATTGGTGGTGTATGGGGTATTCTTAAGTGGATTTACTGGTGGGGCCATTGCCGGTGGAGGAATATTATTCTATGTTATCTCTAAAAAATCCCGTGGACTTCCTATAAAAATCTGGGAAGGTATTGCAGGTATCTCAGGTATTGCCTGGACTATATGGTTGGCCGGATTTTTAATATTCTTTGTAGCTCCAGATTACTGGCTTTTAGGTTTATTCATGTCTGCATTTGGTATTTTAATCAAAGTAGCATCTAAAATGGGCCTGATTGGTGTGATGGCTAGAGAGGAATTCAAAAGAGAGTAA
- a CDS encoding DUF788 domain-containing protein: protein MNQLKIASYLMFAISVIGIVYALIFNPASWIVYGIAIVLIPVFLLSLGLLTMAKSTKEEEDERTNEPFIGY, encoded by the coding sequence ATGAATCAATTAAAAATAGCAAGCTATTTGATGTTTGCAATTTCAGTTATAGGTATAGTTTATGCCCTGATCTTTAATCCAGCTAGCTGGATTGTTTATGGAATAGCTATTGTATTAATACCAGTATTTTTACTATCTCTAGGCCTTCTTACCATGGCTAAGAGTACAAAAGAGGAGGAAGATGAGAGAACTAATGAACCATTTATTGGATATTAA
- a CDS encoding NADH-ubiquinone oxidoreductase yields the protein MNLMANILLNVLIAFLMGSILFGLQRKIMARIQMRPGPPIIQHLLHILKFYIKESSFPKTAAMPFYVAISSTLCAIWITAVIVGPVIGGSLLIIFAVYTMHKIVEHNAGSSSGSPYGKISCVRAVFSAAAEVPLFAVLVIIYLQTGTMMIGNIVNYQALNGPLLFTIPLAAVMFFVLILSKAPYSPFAITKGKDIISGYETEHFGVLRGYLMISESIAWYMLLWVFLTVFIGPLSLIGYVIGMVILSAIVAFINAITPILNPNHSVMMQVTFAFIGIFGSILLMIVF from the coding sequence ATGAATCTAATGGCAAACATCCTTCTAAATGTTCTCATTGCTTTCTTGATGGGAAGTATCCTGTTTGGATTGCAAAGGAAGATCATGGCCCGTATACAGATGAGACCTGGGCCTCCCATCATACAACATCTTCTACACATATTAAAATTTTATATTAAAGAATCATCTTTCCCTAAAACAGCAGCAATGCCATTTTATGTGGCAATTTCCAGTACCCTTTGTGCTATATGGATCACCGCAGTAATTGTAGGTCCCGTAATTGGAGGATCACTTTTAATAATATTTGCGGTTTATACTATGCACAAAATCGTGGAACACAATGCTGGTTCATCCTCTGGTTCTCCCTATGGAAAAATTAGCTGTGTCAGAGCTGTATTTTCTGCAGCCGCGGAGGTTCCCCTTTTTGCAGTTTTAGTAATCATTTACCTTCAGACCGGTACCATGATGATTGGTAATATTGTTAATTATCAGGCCCTGAATGGTCCCCTATTATTTACCATACCTCTAGCCGCGGTGATGTTCTTTGTCCTTATCCTTTCCAAGGCACCTTATTCACCATTTGCAATCACCAAAGGAAAAGATATAATTTCTGGTTATGAAACAGAGCACTTTGGTGTTTTAAGAGGATACTTGATGATTTCAGAATCAATAGCATGGTATATGCTCCTATGGGTATTTTTAACAGTTTTCATAGGGCCTTTAAGTTTAATAGGATATGTTATTGGAATGGTTATCCTAAGTGCCATTGTGGCCTTTATTAATGCAATTACTCCTATATTAAATCCAAATCACTCGGTTATGATGCAGGTGACATTTGCATTCATTGGAATATTTGGTTCCATTTTACTAATGATAGTGTTTTAA
- a CDS encoding hydrogenase, with amino-acid sequence MAEEKDLLFLVALVAFGVILASGLAAFLQWMVVIPITLVAILFTGLLLKQHNDKVVHFSENLEKWAFIAALLFFIVAFIVLYKPA; translated from the coding sequence ATGGCAGAAGAAAAAGATTTACTATTCCTGGTAGCTTTAGTAGCTTTTGGAGTAATATTGGCTAGTGGATTGGCAGCCTTCCTACAATGGATGGTGGTAATTCCAATCACTTTAGTAGCAATTCTATTTACCGGACTTCTACTAAAACAGCATAATGACAAAGTAGTACATTTTTCCGAAAACTTAGAAAAATGGGCTTTTATCGCCGCTTTATTATTCTTTATAGTGGCATTCATAGTTCTCTACAAACCAGCTTAA
- a CDS encoding DUF2104 domain-containing protein, whose product MTETFYLIYLISFVIGSIVGLLLSYKKYSAPFVTEKIDIIALIVSVIGWVILLNNQLIVLIQPFISITVGLFMVAMVLGMRPGYGRYETVIGVVISGAVWLLTNSIL is encoded by the coding sequence GTGACCGAAACTTTCTATCTCATATATTTAATATCATTTGTAATAGGGTCCATAGTAGGACTCCTATTGAGTTATAAAAAATACTCAGCCCCTTTTGTTACAGAAAAAATAGATATTATAGCACTTATAGTATCTGTTATTGGATGGGTAATCCTTTTAAATAATCAGCTTATAGTTCTAATTCAACCATTTATTTCCATCACAGTCGGTCTTTTCATGGTGGCCATGGTTTTAGGTATGAGGCCGGGATACGGTCGTTATGAAACAGTGATTGGAGTAGTTATATCTGGTGCAGTTTGGTTACTTACAAACTCAATTTTATAA
- a CDS encoding DUF1959 domain-containing protein — protein sequence MDDEQSRLELMKTRIIRSYRWREDIVKPLAEELEIDLDLFEQILINKLDMSSLEALHPRFESARQRCIKERVHADLQLCWLEDVMEIVSPQQSEYIKMKISQEVIDGIPYPEALEDGKKELLKILSK from the coding sequence ATGGATGATGAACAATCACGTCTGGAATTAATGAAAACCAGGATAATTAGAAGTTACAGGTGGAGGGAAGACATTGTTAAACCTTTAGCTGAGGAGCTGGAAATTGATCTGGACCTTTTTGAACAAATTCTAATTAATAAACTGGATATGTCTAGTTTAGAAGCACTTCACCCCCGCTTTGAATCAGCACGCCAAAGATGTATAAAAGAAAGAGTACACGCAGACTTACAGTTGTGCTGGCTGGAAGATGTAATGGAAATTGTATCCCCTCAACAGTCTGAATATATTAAAATGAAAATATCTCAGGAAGTAATTGATGGTATACCCTATCCTGAGGCCCTGGAAGACGGTAAGAAAGAACTTCTAAAAATTTTATCTAAATAG
- a CDS encoding ferredoxin has translation MSSVIWYMYEFARKSWAEKFAGAKSEHDIVEKPDRFRDFPEVFKEYCIGCGACTAACPAPGAIKLVRDEDTADTEGLTYPVIVVGACIRCGFCAEVCPTDPKTLTCGENHLIREEFTILPVDKMFVIDDYLCIRCKKCMKSCQVDAIHEEDNKILVDQKKCIACGDCLDACPVKGALKGIYISNIEEQKQIINIMVQTLEKAIEDRQEDLKKLSSDKIFKMEYPLAELKERALNIIPKEEMVMDLMEKITDRLKMRIITWDEEKCTKCRLCVEECPSGAITYNKETGVTRDPEKCLRCSTCHQTCPFGVAGYYLAKFLIDKNSDGEDVILITLKPSQLPVVD, from the coding sequence ATGTCTTCTGTAATATGGTACATGTATGAATTCGCTCGAAAATCATGGGCAGAGAAATTTGCTGGAGCAAAATCTGAACACGATATAGTAGAAAAACCTGATCGGTTTAGAGACTTTCCAGAAGTTTTCAAAGAATATTGTATTGGTTGCGGAGCTTGCACAGCAGCTTGTCCCGCGCCTGGAGCGATAAAATTAGTCAGAGATGAAGATACTGCAGATACGGAAGGCCTAACCTATCCGGTAATTGTTGTGGGTGCTTGTATTCGATGTGGTTTCTGTGCGGAAGTATGTCCTACTGATCCTAAAACACTTACCTGTGGTGAAAATCACTTAATCCGTGAAGAATTTACCATTCTTCCTGTGGATAAGATGTTTGTTATTGATGATTATCTCTGTATTAGATGTAAAAAATGTATGAAATCCTGTCAGGTTGACGCCATTCACGAAGAAGATAATAAAATACTGGTTGATCAGAAAAAGTGCATTGCCTGTGGAGACTGCTTAGATGCTTGCCCGGTAAAAGGTGCACTAAAAGGTATTTACATTTCAAATATAGAAGAGCAAAAACAGATTATCAACATTATGGTTCAAACACTGGAAAAAGCCATTGAAGATCGTCAGGAAGACCTTAAAAAATTGTCATCTGATAAAATATTCAAAATGGAATATCCTCTAGCGGAATTAAAGGAAAGAGCCCTTAATATAATTCCTAAAGAAGAAATGGTCATGGATTTAATGGAAAAAATCACTGATCGTTTGAAAATGAGAATTATCACCTGGGATGAAGAGAAGTGTACTAAATGTCGCTTGTGTGTAGAAGAATGTCCTTCTGGTGCTATAACTTATAATAAAGAAACTGGTGTTACTAGAGATCCTGAAAAGTGCTTAAGATGTAGTACTTGCCATCAAACATGTCCATTTGGGGTGGCTGGTTATTATCTAGCTAAATTCCTTATTGATAAAAATTCTGATGGTGAAGATGTGATTTTAATAACTCTAAAACCTTCACAATTGCCTGTTGTTGATTAA